A stretch of Lathyrus oleraceus cultivar Zhongwan6 chromosome 6, CAAS_Psat_ZW6_1.0, whole genome shotgun sequence DNA encodes these proteins:
- the LOC127092721 gene encoding auxin response factor 18 isoform X1: MTFQKFCSERFLKMNTFMDSRDNNSSKEDERCLDPQLWHACAGGMVQMPAVNSKVYYFPQGHGEHACGPVNFMNCPKVEPLIPCKVFSVKFLADPETDEVYAKLKLVPLSGNGNGNGNGNDGVDYNNDVVGVENQDKPASFAKTLTQSDANNGGGFSVPRYCAETIFPRLDYAADPPLQNILAKDVHGETWKFRHIYRGTPRRHLLTTGWSTFVNHKKLLAGDSIVFLRAENGDLCVGIRRAKKGIGGGHEDPSGWNPVGEKFPLPWFAQNENQMMRNVNNNNNNGFNSSANVMGREKVRPESVLEAVTLAANKQPFEVVYYPRASTPEFCVKAHLVEAAMHIRWCSGIRFKMPFETEDSSRISWFMGIVSGVQFVDPLLWPNSPWRLLQVKWDEPDLLQNVRRVSPWLVELVANVPSMNLSPFSQPRKKLRMSPNSDFPLDGQIPVPTFPSNLLGTSNLFRCLPENTPAGMQGARHAHYGLPISDFHLSKVQSGLFPAGFVPFDHAAKLPNVSDNLMMQKSSMSENVSCLLSMASSTQSSRNFDDEKKPQLVLFGQKILTEQQISNDRSSDGNADKVTDFSDGSGTPLHQQHLRKRYSCETEASLERADHCKVFLESEDVGRTIDLSLLESYDQLYRKLADMFGIEKYEKVSRVLYRDISGAVKHIGDEPFSNFTRTARRLTILMDSNK, from the exons AAATTTTGCAGTGAAAGGTTTTTGAAGATGAATACATTTATGGATTCAAGAGATAATAACTCATCAAAAGAAGATGAAAGGTGTTTAGATCCTCAGCTATGGCATGCTTGTGCAGGTGGAATGGTTCAGATGCCGGCGGTGAACAGTAAAGTGTATTACTTTCCTCAAGGTCATGGTGAACATGCATGTGGACCtgttaatttcatgaattgtcCAAAGGTGGAGCCTTTGATTCCATGCAAAGTTTTTTCTGTTAAGTTCTTGGCTGATCCTGAAACTGATGAGGTTTATGCTAAGCTGAAGCTTGTTCCTTTGAGtggaaatggaaatggaaatggaaatggaaatgatGGTGTAGATTATAACAATGATGTTGTTGGTGTTGAAAATCAAGATAAGCCTGCTTCGTTTGCAAAGACATTGACGCAATCTGATGCGAATAACGGTGGAGGTTTTTCTGTTCCTAGGTATTGTGCGGAGACGATATTCCCTCGGTTGGATTACGCGGCGGATCCTCCTCTTCAGAACATTTTGGCTAAAGATGTTCACGGCGAAACATGGAAGTTTAGGCATATTTATAGGGGGACGCCGAGGAGGCATCTTTTGACTACAGGTTGGAGTACTTTTGTTAATCACAAGAAGCTTCTTGCTGGTGATTCAATTGTGTTTTTGAGGGCGGAAAACGGTGATCTTTGTGTCGGGATTCGACGGGCGAAGAAAGGTATCGGTGGCGGACATGAGGATCCTTCAGGGTGGAATCCTGTAGGAGAAAAGTTTCCTCTGCCTTGGTTTGCACAGAACGAGAATCAAATGATGAGAAACGttaacaataacaacaacaatggTTTTAACTCGAGCGCGAATGTGATGGGGAGGGAAAAAGTTAGGCCAGAATCGGTCCTTGAAGCGGTAACTTTAGCTGCAAATAAGCAACCGTTTGAGGTTGTTTACTACCCTCGCGCAAGTACACCGGAGTTTTGTGTTAAGGCGCATTTAGTAGAGGCGGCAATGCATATTCGATGGTGTTCTGGAATAAGATTCAAGATGCCATTTGAAACCGAGGATTCGTCTCGAATAAGTTGGTTTATGGGAATTGTATCTGGAGTTCAGTTTGTTGATCCCCTTCTCTGGCCTAATTCACCTTGGAGACTTCTTCAG GTTAAATGGGATGAACCAGATTTACTACAAAATGTGAGAAGGGTGAGTCCATGGTTGGTTGAATTAGTAGCAAACGTTCCGTCGATGAACCTTTCACCTTTCTCGCAACCAAGAAAGAAATTGAGAATGTCGCCAAACTCAGATTTCCCCCTCGACGGCCAAATTCCGGTGCCAACTTTTCCTAGTAACCTTCTAGGTACGAGCAACCTATTTCGTTGTCTACCCGAAAATACTCCTGCTGGCATGCAGGGAGCCAGGCATGCTCATTACGGTCTTCCAATATCGGATTTCCACCTCAGTAAAGTTCAGTCAGGTCTATTTCCGGCCGGTTTCGTGCCTTTTGATCATGCTGCTAAACTACCTAATGTCTCTGATAACCTAATGATGCAAAAATCTAGCATGAGTGAGAATGTCTCTTGCTTACTATCAATGGCAAGTTCTACTCAGTCTTCGAGGAACTTCGACGACGAGAAGAAACCTCAGCTTGTGCTTTTTGGCCAAAAAATTCTAACCGAGCAACAGATCTCTAATGACCGTTCATCTGATGGAAATGCCGATAAAGTAACGGATTTTTCTGATGGTTCGGGAACTCCTCTTCATCAACAACACTTACGAAAACGCTACTCTTGTGAGACCGAGGCGAGTTTGGAGCGTGCTGATCACTGTAAAGTTTTTCTCGAATCAGAAGATGTCGGTCGAACAATTGATCTATCTTTACTTGAATCTTATGATCAACTGTACAGAAAACTTGCAGACATGTTTGGCATAGAAAAATATGAAAAGGTAAGCCGCGTGCTCTACCGGGATATATCAGGAGCAGTCAAACACATCGGAGATGAACCATTCAG TAACTTCACAAGAACAGCAAGGAGATTGACAATTCTAATGGACTCAAACAAATAA
- the LOC127092721 gene encoding auxin response factor 18 isoform X2, with translation MNTFMDSRDNNSSKEDERCLDPQLWHACAGGMVQMPAVNSKVYYFPQGHGEHACGPVNFMNCPKVEPLIPCKVFSVKFLADPETDEVYAKLKLVPLSGNGNGNGNGNDGVDYNNDVVGVENQDKPASFAKTLTQSDANNGGGFSVPRYCAETIFPRLDYAADPPLQNILAKDVHGETWKFRHIYRGTPRRHLLTTGWSTFVNHKKLLAGDSIVFLRAENGDLCVGIRRAKKGIGGGHEDPSGWNPVGEKFPLPWFAQNENQMMRNVNNNNNNGFNSSANVMGREKVRPESVLEAVTLAANKQPFEVVYYPRASTPEFCVKAHLVEAAMHIRWCSGIRFKMPFETEDSSRISWFMGIVSGVQFVDPLLWPNSPWRLLQVKWDEPDLLQNVRRVSPWLVELVANVPSMNLSPFSQPRKKLRMSPNSDFPLDGQIPVPTFPSNLLGTSNLFRCLPENTPAGMQGARHAHYGLPISDFHLSKVQSGLFPAGFVPFDHAAKLPNVSDNLMMQKSSMSENVSCLLSMASSTQSSRNFDDEKKPQLVLFGQKILTEQQISNDRSSDGNADKVTDFSDGSGTPLHQQHLRKRYSCETEASLERADHCKVFLESEDVGRTIDLSLLESYDQLYRKLADMFGIEKYEKVSRVLYRDISGAVKHIGDEPFSNFTRTARRLTILMDSNK, from the exons ATGAATACATTTATGGATTCAAGAGATAATAACTCATCAAAAGAAGATGAAAGGTGTTTAGATCCTCAGCTATGGCATGCTTGTGCAGGTGGAATGGTTCAGATGCCGGCGGTGAACAGTAAAGTGTATTACTTTCCTCAAGGTCATGGTGAACATGCATGTGGACCtgttaatttcatgaattgtcCAAAGGTGGAGCCTTTGATTCCATGCAAAGTTTTTTCTGTTAAGTTCTTGGCTGATCCTGAAACTGATGAGGTTTATGCTAAGCTGAAGCTTGTTCCTTTGAGtggaaatggaaatggaaatggaaatggaaatgatGGTGTAGATTATAACAATGATGTTGTTGGTGTTGAAAATCAAGATAAGCCTGCTTCGTTTGCAAAGACATTGACGCAATCTGATGCGAATAACGGTGGAGGTTTTTCTGTTCCTAGGTATTGTGCGGAGACGATATTCCCTCGGTTGGATTACGCGGCGGATCCTCCTCTTCAGAACATTTTGGCTAAAGATGTTCACGGCGAAACATGGAAGTTTAGGCATATTTATAGGGGGACGCCGAGGAGGCATCTTTTGACTACAGGTTGGAGTACTTTTGTTAATCACAAGAAGCTTCTTGCTGGTGATTCAATTGTGTTTTTGAGGGCGGAAAACGGTGATCTTTGTGTCGGGATTCGACGGGCGAAGAAAGGTATCGGTGGCGGACATGAGGATCCTTCAGGGTGGAATCCTGTAGGAGAAAAGTTTCCTCTGCCTTGGTTTGCACAGAACGAGAATCAAATGATGAGAAACGttaacaataacaacaacaatggTTTTAACTCGAGCGCGAATGTGATGGGGAGGGAAAAAGTTAGGCCAGAATCGGTCCTTGAAGCGGTAACTTTAGCTGCAAATAAGCAACCGTTTGAGGTTGTTTACTACCCTCGCGCAAGTACACCGGAGTTTTGTGTTAAGGCGCATTTAGTAGAGGCGGCAATGCATATTCGATGGTGTTCTGGAATAAGATTCAAGATGCCATTTGAAACCGAGGATTCGTCTCGAATAAGTTGGTTTATGGGAATTGTATCTGGAGTTCAGTTTGTTGATCCCCTTCTCTGGCCTAATTCACCTTGGAGACTTCTTCAG GTTAAATGGGATGAACCAGATTTACTACAAAATGTGAGAAGGGTGAGTCCATGGTTGGTTGAATTAGTAGCAAACGTTCCGTCGATGAACCTTTCACCTTTCTCGCAACCAAGAAAGAAATTGAGAATGTCGCCAAACTCAGATTTCCCCCTCGACGGCCAAATTCCGGTGCCAACTTTTCCTAGTAACCTTCTAGGTACGAGCAACCTATTTCGTTGTCTACCCGAAAATACTCCTGCTGGCATGCAGGGAGCCAGGCATGCTCATTACGGTCTTCCAATATCGGATTTCCACCTCAGTAAAGTTCAGTCAGGTCTATTTCCGGCCGGTTTCGTGCCTTTTGATCATGCTGCTAAACTACCTAATGTCTCTGATAACCTAATGATGCAAAAATCTAGCATGAGTGAGAATGTCTCTTGCTTACTATCAATGGCAAGTTCTACTCAGTCTTCGAGGAACTTCGACGACGAGAAGAAACCTCAGCTTGTGCTTTTTGGCCAAAAAATTCTAACCGAGCAACAGATCTCTAATGACCGTTCATCTGATGGAAATGCCGATAAAGTAACGGATTTTTCTGATGGTTCGGGAACTCCTCTTCATCAACAACACTTACGAAAACGCTACTCTTGTGAGACCGAGGCGAGTTTGGAGCGTGCTGATCACTGTAAAGTTTTTCTCGAATCAGAAGATGTCGGTCGAACAATTGATCTATCTTTACTTGAATCTTATGATCAACTGTACAGAAAACTTGCAGACATGTTTGGCATAGAAAAATATGAAAAGGTAAGCCGCGTGCTCTACCGGGATATATCAGGAGCAGTCAAACACATCGGAGATGAACCATTCAG TAACTTCACAAGAACAGCAAGGAGATTGACAATTCTAATGGACTCAAACAAATAA